The genomic stretch AATCCATGGACAGTGCATGAATGGCTTAATGACTCAAACAATAGTTTTATTTCTAGATTTACAGTACGATTTGTAACACTTACCTTTGGGTATGCCAGTGAGTTTGGCTTCAGAGATACGCAGGAAGTTCAGTTTTAGGCCAGTGAAGGCTCCTGGCTCCAATCCGCTATTCCGAAGGGGGTTCCGGCCCAACTCTTCACAAATTAAAGTGGAAAAAATTaaagagattttgtgtgtgtgtgtgtgtgtgtcgatcaCAACATGACATAGCACTAAATTGTTGTGATAAAGATCCAGATGTACAGAAGACTGCTAAATCCATTCAAACCCTAATGTCCAAAGCGAGTATGAAGCATATTATCTGACATGGTGGAGCTATGCAAAGAGGAGGAGTAGGGGTCTCACCAATGCAGTTCATGGTACCCAGTGCAGAGAAGGTCCCAGCAGCCACCCTCTTGATGAGGTTGTCATGGATACGCAGCTCCACCAGTGAGGCGGGCAGGTTTTTGGGTACAGAGGGCAGCTGGTTGTGGGAGAAGTAAAGCTTCTGCAGACGGCCCAGGGGTAGGAAGGCTCGAGGGTGCACCCGTGAGATCCTGTTATTCACCAGAACCAACGCCTGTttggagagggacacagaggacAGCAGAAAGGAGAATGGataatgtttgtgtgcgtgtgtatttgtctctgtgtgtgtgtgtgtgggtgtgggtgtgtgtgggtgtgtgggtgtatgttttgtctgtctgtgtgtgtgtgtgtgtgtgtgttaggacccATTACAGGCTCTAcagtatagtatgtgtgtggtgcaggttcTCACATAAAGGTTATAAAGCCCTTTGAAGTCATTTTCTCTAATCTCAGTGATTTTGTTGCCCTGCAGGTCCAGAAGGCGTGTGTCTGTGGGAATATCCTGGGGAACAGCGTACAGATCTGGGCAAAGGATAGGCAGGTAGGGAGGtagttatagatagatagatagacagatagatagtaCAGTAGATACACAATTACTGTGTACAAGCCTTTCACAATATAATTTTTGTGgttcatttgttcatttgtatACTAAACCTATATAATCAATAATGAAGTGTAACCAAAATGGTTTAGCATCCAATGCGTTTTGTTAATGCAGCATTTGCCttaaaaaaatgttgttttggATAGTTCCAAACACTTAAGTAGGTGTTCTTTTGCGCTgtttgggtggggggtgtttgTCACAGCATGTAATTTGGGAAATGTTTAGAAGTTGTGGAGAGGCGGGAGACTAAAGTGCTTCCTCTCACAGCCTGGGTAGTGCAGAGGTCTCCCATGTAATTAAGATGCACACAGATGACCACGGCTCCACGTGGCACAGCAGCATGGAGGACGCAGAGACAAATGCACCTCCATTACAGCTAATAAATTATAGGGGACAAAGGCACTCTTGGGAGGAATAACGGTTAAATGGCTGCGGGTCAGTGTATCTGGTCCTGCAACCGTTCtggattttgttgttgttgtttttgggtTCTTTTTTTGTACAAGAAAAGCAGTACACCCAAAGCAGTGTTTAGTGGGATATTCTTTCCATTCTGAAGTCCTCAGCTAAATAAGTTGCCTCTTTGGTTTctataaaaagaaaacaatatgaCTGGGCCTTGTGAAAAAATATCCTGAGAAATCTGAATCCTGGAAATGAATATGAGTTTTCTTTTTGATGCTTCATCTCTGAATGCCTCTGTTTGGGGTTAGTCTATGTGAGAATTTCTACTTTCAAGATGCCTAGCATGTTTTAGTTTTACAATCCCAGAGTGCTAATATCAATATGACACTTAAATTATGTAATAGACTTTCTCTCAACTCTATAAGAACTGCCATAATACAGACCTGTCAAGTATGCCTGATGCTTCTGTGTAAGTAGAAAGCGATAATGCTAGTCAAACATTGTATTTCTGATGAAGCAAGTATAACTCCCTCATCCAGTTCATACAAAGATAACATTTCACATTTCCTTCTCTCACTTACAGTCCTCTGTCGTTCAGAGAACTTAAATAGTATATCTTTCCATTGCACAACTCACTTCACAGATGAAAATATGATATAAAAAGATAATCATCGAATCAATGATGGGGCGGTCTCTGATCTTTCACAGATGTTGAACTGGAGTGAATTAAAGGATACACATAGGATATGAGGGATGGAGTGGTTCTTAAAGGGATGGGGCCACCCTTAAATGGAAGGATttgtacagtaatcactgcCTCCTGTTGTTGTCTGCACTGCCTCTGTTGCTTACTGATTGGAATCTGAATTCAAgacttttgcacacctcttctGCACAGTTGCGTCAGAGACCACCAGTTCCTCAACCTTCTTCCGACCATTTTTGCCTCCggcaaggaggttatgttttcatcggggtttgtttgtttgtttgtttgcttgtttgtctgttagcaagataactcaaaaagttatggatgaatTTCGATGAAGCTTTCAcaaaaggtctgaaatgacccaaggaagccattacattttgggagtgatccggattaccgtctggatccaggaggccgTTATTTTTTCGGTttgcggaggtctgcgctctcggagtgcttttctagttctacCTAACCTAAGGAAGGCCAAAGAGTCTTGCTTCTCTGTCTGAATGAATTGGCCCTGAGTAGCCTGAGTTGTACATACATATCAGAGTGTGCAGTATCAGAATGTCTTCTTTTCTAGAGTTAATCTGGATCTGGATCAGGCTATGATGAGTCAAATCAGGACCATATCAGTACTGTGGCCAGCTGCTTGATCTCATTTTAGCCTCTGGCTACAATGGTCTGGATCCGCTGTGCCAGATCATGACCAAAATGAGCCCACACACAGAAGCAGGTCAGGGTTAGTCAATACTTTTGGTTTGGGGTCTGGCCAAGTTTTTGGGTCTACTCAATTTGGCGAGCAGATGTCCCTGATCAGAACCAGCACCATGACCAAATTAACCAGCACCAGAGTGAGCTGCTTTACATAGGCTCTGGGTTGGATTATAGAAATGGGTTCTGGTTTTGGTTCTCTAAACTGTATCTGAGTTGGGTTATCGAGGGGAATTCTGGTTTTCCAAATTGCATCTAGGTTGTGCTATAGAGCTGCGTTCTGATTCTCTAAACTGCATTGTGTTATAGAACTGGGATCTGGTTCTCTAAACTAAATCTGGGTTGGGCTCTGGACATGGGTTCCAGTTCTGGTGCCGGTGTCCGGTTCTGCTCACTTTGGTCGGAGCACTGCACCACGCGCAGGCTGCACTGGCAGCCAAAGGGACAGCCGGCCGGGATCTCCTGCGGGTCCACCGGGCCGATGGCCGACCCGTCCTCCTCGtccctcatcatcatcagcaggtCCTGCACGTCAAACTCCTTCCCGAAGTCCCAGAACCCCCTCTGCTCGAAGGGGAGGCCCGCGGACAagtgggcagagcagagcagcagcgtGATCACGGTGACGGACTGCATGACCGGTGAGCGCACAGCTGGGCTGGAGATCCTGTGAAGTGCACAGTAGCAAAGAGGACAATTTATAGCACTGGCTGAATAAACACTGCCATCGTTTTTATAAGAGGACAAATTAACACTTTACTAGACAGAGAGCTGAATGTTCCAGCAGATGGGCTTTAGTCATAGCTGAAGCCATGAAGTCATGGCGAGATAAAAAGTGCAGTcccagatgtactgtacaggtgTCACATGAAATGCATTGCTGCTGGATGttggtctacagtatgtgtggaaaAACCTATGCAGAACTTGCACAACCTCCAACCTCCGGCTGTATGTGCGctttctatacagtatatgtttatcCAGGATGAACACAAAGGAGCCACAGCCAGATGTGCGCTTTGTGCAGTTGTGCAAAAGCATGTGTcagtccgctctctctctctctctctctcaaaggcaGAAACCATAAGTGCCACTGTGGCTCTGTATCTTGACTGTGGTTGAGCCTGTCGCTGCATGTccccattaaaacacacacatgggcagcCTCGCAAATCCATCACCAGTCATTATGCCACGGCAACCTCGCcattggcttgtgtgtgtgctacagcaACGGTCCAAAACTGTCATATATAATACACAATGAATACAATAAAATTGGAGAGTATGGCTGACCACTCGTGTCCGGGAGAGCCAACAATGCCAAATGAAGTGTAAGTGCATACTCTCTGACAGAGCATATCTTTAGGTGGGAGTTATTCTATAGGTGACTGACATTTGTCAAATTCATAGCATCAAGGCAGCTCTTGAGTCTTGAGTTACATTTCAGTAGCCCCAAAATGATGGGAAAGGAATCCAGTTTTTACTTTTGACTTTTTGACTTACACTCTCTGATGGAGCATTTTTAGGTGGGAGGTAGACTGAGATGACTGACTGAAAAATGACTAGCATCCACGCAGCTCTTGAGTCTTGAGTTACTGTACATTTCAGTGGCCCCAAAATGATGTGAAAGGAATCCAGTTACCATTCTGACTTTTTCACTCAGTCCGCCCAGCATATATCCTATTGCTGAAGGAATGCCATATATGAAAATAGCTCTATTTCTTAGCAGCTGTCCATAAAATGCCCAAAACCATCATAGCAGCCTCAACCTCTTTGAAGGAACTGGTCATAGATACACAGTGCATTCCTATCCCCACTGAAGCAACTTgtagaaagaaaataagaagCCCAATATGATCTCCTTCCCTCGCTTTTAAAGTATGCACAGACCCACAGAactcagtgtttttgttttgtttctgtttttttgtcacAGCACTATTTGAGTTTCTGTCCAAAACTACAGAGCTAGTTACTTAAAAGACACACAAAACTTAGAAAACTGTTATATTGTCAGCAATGCCctgtagtattattattatttttttcagccTGGAACACAGAAGTGGATATCACGGAAGACTGGTAGGAATGACATGTTATATACTATGGTAATGATATACCATCAAAATTAATCATCTACATGCGTTAGACCAACGGAAGAACCAGACCAAATGAATAACACTTAACGGGTGTAAACAACCAAAAtgaatttgaagttgtacaACTTTGTagttgtatactgtacattgttgtTAAATTTGAACTAAAGTAACTTTAAAAAGTTGTTGAACCAGATACaagtaagtataagtatatatactcttttgatcctgtgaggaaaGTTTggcctctgcatttatcccaatctgtgaattagtgaaagaAGCAGTAGATGTTGAACTAGTTGCCTGGTAAGAGCAACTTCAAAAAGTGGCACGTTGGTGCGTGGTGTTGGTCTGTGAGTGGTGACTATGTCTGGAGCGCAGGTTTGGGGCCCTGCATTGCCACGTGTTGCGTGTGGTTTGCATCTCCACACTGCTGCACCCCTTTTGCTCTCTCCAcgtttctatctctccctctctgctggtctctacgcttctctctctttccctctttctgtctttctccatctttcttcctATCTGaaactcactccctctctctttttctctgtctttttctctctctctctctctcacacacacacacacactgtctatctctctctctctctctctctctctctctctctctctctgtgtctgacacacacatgcacatactgtacaaatgcacacacatacaaacacatctctcatctctctctctctctctctctctctctctctctctctctctctctcctctctctctctctctcagtagatTTACTCCCACACCCTTTACCACAGCTCCAGAGTTGGCTCAGTCTCAGAGATTGTTTTTGTGGAGCCTCCCAGACTCCACCGCCTCGCCATCCAGACCCAGGCACCGctgtagagaaagagggagagagagggggaaaaagacagagagagagagagagaggaagagagagacggggCTCGGACGGCCAAAATGGGCTACATTTGTCGTATGAATGCTTCAGATATAATAACATATGCCACACGCACTAGCTTAGGGTGCAACATTATTGTTTTTGTCTGAGTGTAGATGTGTTTTGTCCTCTCCCTTAGCATCTCTATTAAAGGCTGAGTGTAATTGAAGGGTACCTTTGTGGGACAGAAACATCATGTGTTTATAATGTGACCTCAGTCTCTGTGTGGCAGTAGAAATATTTGTGGTTCTGTCTGATGTAATTGGAAGATGTAGGATGTAATTGTCCATCTTGTGGTCTGGTCATCAAACAGAAGGTAGCAGATTTACCTGACactgttattgttgtttgaCAAAGTCTCACTGAGGTATGACACATGGGTTTATTTGGCTGGATCTGGTATGTAATTATGTCTATATTCAGCAGTCCGTCTAGACATAATTTTCATCTCTCAGGTGCATAAATAAAGACCATTTCACATGGTTGTTTTGGCAGATTATTTGATTTACATGGGTAATGATACAGTGCGTAAcatgtttgcatttttttttatcataaatAATTTGTCTTGAAATTGTTTGATGATAACATAAGAGATGATAAGATATATTGCATGGCATTAGCctacatataaatatatttttttgttttgtaaactGAAAGATTAATTACAATGGAGAGATACAATTACAGTACTAGAGTCAGTGTTCAACTCAGTAACCAAAAAATCCAGCTCAGTTTATTGTCAATACACAGAGTAGTGGATCCTATTCTGTCTATGACCAAGTTCTAAGGAGGATGAGCAACAGGTGACAGACCATTCCACCTAGttttaatgaataaaaaaaggATGACAATTAAAAAGCAACATACCTTGTCAATATTTGTTGTTTCCCGAGAAGTAATTTGAAAAGGAGATTTCCGTAGTATGTATGTGATGGCTTCCTAAATATGTAATATTCTCATTCTGTTGGATGGTTATTCCATGAGTCCGGATCTGCCCGCAGAGTCAAAGGACTTCAAAGTGCTGCTACTGAGAACCACCAGGGAACAGTACCAAGACAAGCTCTTAAATGTCCCAAAAATGGTCCATACCCCCTTTCGCCAtcactggttgtgtgtgtgtgtgtgtgtgtgtgtgtgtgtgtgtgtgtgtgtgtgtgtgtgtgtgtgtgtgtgagagagagagagagatggagggagagagagagaggtgggaggaagagggaggaagggagggtgacagagaaagagagagagggaaggagagggtgacagagagaaagagagtgcgcGTTTGAGTAGCTGGATGAAAAATAACTGGCGAACTTGAATGTCTGTCTGCAAGCGTCTGCTGGAAGAGAATTTCCCAAATGACTATGGTGTGCGGACTCTAGACGGGCTTGGCTGTCGAGTAAATGAAAGGGACTATTTCATttgatttcattcattcaatgtcTAGACAGTCTTTTTGTACTTTTACCAGAGTAGTACAGCACCTTATAACTGGTTTATGAAAAgtgctacataaataaatgtcattattattattattattattatattattattcacagtagtagtagtagtaatagatGTAGTAGTACATATCTGTAACACAGGTACCCTAATTACTATTGTTTAATGCTCATGTTGTGCTGCTTATACTCTGCTGTTTGGCCTGTTCCCTAACTATTCTTCAGATGCTTcttgatatgtgtgtgaatgtgtatgaatcACTCAAACACAGAAATGTTCCTTTTCCAGTTCTCTTTTCGTTCTCCCTCTGATTAATGAATATGCTGTATGCTATTGACTGTTACCGATTGCAATGCATTATGAAATACTTTAGGGTCCTGATACTGCACTGATCTCTTTTTAACCTCTAAttaattattatattatatataatatttcAGAAGCATGTAGTGTATGGGCCACTGAGAGTTGTATAACAAATGGCACCCAAGCTGGGAACTGCCTGTGCACAGGGACTCAATAGCAGTTGGGAAGCAAGGGCTCCAAAACAGTGGAGCAGATCTGGATGTAGCCCTGCTGTGATGTCCAAAATAAAACGTTTTGTGGGTTCGCCTTGCCACTTTAAGGGAAATACAGCATTTACCAGAAATAGCGCGACCAGAGAGAGCCCCTTGCCAGCACTGTCCCCGAGAATAATGAAATCCTACTCAGTGCACAGACTACACTTTATTCTCTCCTCAAATCTGTAATGATACGTTTCATACTCAGCTCTGTCCACATCCACCCGTGGACTTGCTGTCTCCACCATTCACGCTGCTTCACCCTGCAACTGATCATTTTGCATCATTTTCACCATGTGCAGTCGTCAAATTCAGACCAAGACGTAATCCAGGAGGTTATGGACAGTGAACCAGAGGGACACTATAAATAGATGGAAGACAAAGGGCAGAGAAAAattattgtgtgtgattgtgatttgTGATTAGTTACTTATATCCAACCGTCATAAGAAATAGAGCCTCTCTTTTGAATCTGTTGTACAATAACATtgtactgtgtggtgtgtgtctctgtgagggcagacagagagagagggagagagaacaagagatagagagagggagagaaagagagacagcaagagatagagagcaagcaagagatagagagataaaaagagacaagagagagagggtgaaggagcaagagatagaaagagagggtcagagcaagaaatagagagaaagagatagagatagcaagcaatagagagagagagagagagagcacctataTGAGAGTCTCTTACTCCAAAGTGTCTCCTCGTCCCTGCAGCCCTATGATTCTCTTGTCTCCACCAGTCATGCCACATGCTCATCAGCTCCACCCTCAGCCAATCCCTGCAGGTTGGGCCCGGCGTCAGCCTGCAGAGGTTGCCATCATGTTGGCAGGATGCACACATGCAATCCACATGATGGAGCATGTCTGCTGAGTTGAATATACCAATTACTTTGAAGCAACATCTGAACCAGGGACCAGAGAGCTCATGTTTCTGACTGCAGTCGGTCTAATTAGAAAGATCTATGCCTTAGAGAGACCTATGACTCTGTGTGACTTCTTCAGGGATATTTTTTGCTATGCTGACTTGTCGAAAGCAAGCGATTCTCCCTCAGGGCTGGCTTGGCGCAACGCAGAAGACTTTTCTTAACGGTTGACAtaccacacgtgcacacacgcccATATGTGAACACTCTGTTCTTTCCTTAGCATTGTATTCAGCATATGTAAtttcaatgcacacatacagtactcccTGTATGAAAGTAAAATTATACACTTTCTCCTTATGTTGCCAAAGGAGAGCATATGACTAGATATGCACCCTATATAACCTACTATACATGCTGACTTTCATTCAGTCAAAAGCTAAAGGAGTATATACTGCATTTGTTGTAAGTGCAGCGTCAGTCACCTCTGCAGTAATACTGATAGACTCTATCAGTCACATTTTCTTCAAGTTTAGAgtttaaaatgttgaaaaacattgttgtcaTTGTGCTGTATCGCTGGTCTCTAATCTTTGGTATCTGCAAAAGAGCATGATCTTGTGCCAGTGTTCCCTGCAGTGAATTAGCCAGCACTTTGGGGTTAGAATCAAGTCACTAATTTGCAAAGCTGCTTCAGCTGTCAGCACTGAGGGATACCCATCAATGCAATGCCTGCGCATAAGGCTGTCATTTCCCATTGCATTTGCAGAGTAAATAAACCTGAAACCATACAAACTTTATTTTTCTGCATGAGTGTTTTCAGCTGTGTTATGCCTTCTTCACATTTTGCTTTCATTAATCATGTGCACTGATTGCTCCGAGTGTCCCACAGTTGGACTGGTTATGAAAATGTCATGACGGGATTCACTCTCGATGATTCTGCTCTCGCACTCCACATTGCCCTGCGAACTAGGAGCACGTCCACAAAACCCACTGACCTCCACAGCACCTCGGCTATTTCGGCATCAAAGAAGTAATCGCTTGGGAACCAGCAACAAATGTGCATGTTTGGTTTGTATAAAAAGTTATATGGGAGTGGAAATGCAAAGGGACATTTTTCCCCTCTGACAAATCAAACAACTGCATCTGGGCTTTACACTGTGTTAAAGTGGTAGTATATTATGCTCTGATGTACATGTTTTCACTTGGTTGCTTTTGGGTGTTTACTGACTAGAAGTAATGTTATTTGGGAAGAACGATCTTGGGATTTTGATGTTAAAACATGAAATATACAATAAAGAACCAAAAAAATTGATGAAAAAATTAATTAGCGaaatgtaaatactgtatgtaacaaCTACTAAATGTGCAGTATATTATAAAAATGACAGCAACAATCCCAGAAATGTAACTTTTTATTGTACTTAAAttggttttggttttggttttaGTATCTTTCATTTGTGATTTTAACAGGAATGTAACATATCCTGTTCCCAAAATAGATAAACACTAAAATAAGAACATTAGTATTCTTTTCATGATATTGATTACACAGCAATATCGGTATCAGAGGCACAATAATCACTTAGCACTGTGTCAACACACCTGATATGTAAATCAAGACTTATCTTAATTTATGCCACAAAATAACAATTCCAACCATTCCCTACCATTCTAattgagacacaaagagcaaAACATAAAGAGTATTTCTTAGAAACCCCTAGTGACATCATCTGACTATTAATAGCTAGACTTAATCAAGAACTATCAATGACTGGCAAAGACATAGAATACAGCagtaagaaaatgaaaaaagtttAACCAAGTTAACAACGGCAATCAAAcactcaaaaacaaaaagaaaacaacattcaaaaacATCCTATCCACCTGATGGAGCGAGATGAAACCAAAGGAGGGGTCAAATCCTAAATTACTATATGAAAATAGTGAGAacaaaaaacaagacaagagtATGTGGAAAATGGGTGTGGGGTGTATTGACTGTCAGTTAACGTTACCCACTAATGTGCTTGTAGCCCAAAGGCTTGAGAACaatactgtctgtctgtctgtctgtgtgtgtgtgtgtgtgtgtgtgtgtgtgtgtgtgtgtgtgtgtgtgtgtgtgtgtgtgtcatgcctacagtatttatatatgtTTGCTATCTTTCAACACTACTTGTGTGAGGCCTGAGAACTTtactatgtgtttatgtgtgtgtgtgtgtatgtgtgtgtgtgtgtgtgtgtgtgcgtgtgtgtgtgtgtgtgtgtgtgtgtgtgtgtgtgtgtgtgtgtgtgtgtgtcctactcaTAGATATCCTCGTAGTTCTGCGGCCTGAGCACCACGCTGTGGTAGCTCTTGATGCAGGAGAAGGCGGTGGGGGGGATGAGACGTCGGTCAATCAGGTTGTTCTCCAGATGGACAGACATCAGCGGGGAGTCCTCAGTCACACGCGTGTCACAGATGGCATTCAGAGGCACGTAACTGAAGGACACGTCACAAAAGGACCAGACCATAAACATTGACTCGTCCGCCATGTCAGAAGAATGACCAGCTGGACACTGAAGCAAAATATTTGAGGACCACATGCATATGTGTAGcgaatactgtatgtaaatgcaGATATTTTCAAGATACTTTGTCTGTAATGGTGTAATGATGAAGTTATTattgagctgctgctgctgtttgctgACGGAccttctctcagtgtgtgtgtgcgtgtgtgtgtgtgtgtgtatgtgtgtgcgtgcgtgcgtgtgtgtgtgtgtgtgtttctcagctcacctgatgaagttgttgttgaGCCTGAGCTGCTGCAGTGCTTTGAGTTGCAGCATCCCTCTGGGCACAGAGCCCAGGCGGTTGTGGTCGAGCAGCAGCTCCGTCAGCGAGCGGTGCAGCCCCAGGAAGGACACCTCGTCCACGCCGTCCTCCCGCAGCCGGTTGTAGGACAGGTGCAGCGAGTCCAGTCCGGGCTGCATGTGAGCGAAGACGTAGCCGGGGATGCGCTCGATGTGGTTGTGGTGCAGCGTCAGCTGGCGGAGGGCCACTGGCAGGAAGGACGGCACGTGCACCAGCTTATTATGGGATAGGTCCAGAGTGTCCAGTTTCCTGAAAGTTAcaccacagacactcacaggtGTAATTATCCTTTTTTTCCGGAAAGTTCCATCAAAAACATTCAACTGTGTAGAAATGTACTACTATTAAGTAAATTATTGAAAATGTGAGATGTATTCATGGTACCTGCCCTATAACAAATGCTAAATTAATATACCTGTACAGTGCAGTAGTATACTTTTAACCAAGACATGATGGAAATATGCACAACCTATATTGATTTGCTAAATTGTCAGTGTAGTGAGTTGTCTGGAGTTATGAGATATTAGACACATTGACATCCTAAAGCAGATCTTCATATATTATACTTCTTTCTCCACTGCAGTTACAGGAAAATATATGCAGAAACGATTGCATTTGCTGCTGTAGATGATGCACTACCCAATGTGTCCTCAAGGGCGCGCCTCATCACTAGATCTTAAATCCCTCAACTACTAGCAATGCTCCTCTTTCAGCATCTTCCTCATGCCTTCTCTCTGATTTTAAGTAATAATGTGCAGAAGACACTGAGAATAACCATGGAAATATTCATGCATACAGTAGGTTTATGGCACAGGTTTATGATAACTCTTTCTTAAATCTATCTTTTTTATccttaaataaataattggTGATCTCTCAGGACACCTCTGTGCAGATATGTTGAGAAGCTAATTGCCATTTCACTACAACAATACTATGTTTTCAACAGTAGCTCTCTGTATGTGTCAGACAAATTCCTTGAATCCTTGAATCCTTctaataataatattctatgtGTGATAGTGAGGCGGACACACTGGGAATGCCTAGGCGTACTCACGCCAGGTGTATCCACGCTCTTGGAGCAATGCGATCTTCTCTCAGCTTGTTGTGGCTGAGGTTCAGCACTCTGAGGTTGATGGTCTTGTTGAGAACTCCAGCCTGGACCACCTCAATACGGTTATCTGACAAGTGCAGCTCctgtacagaaaaaaacagctgcATTTCAGCCATTCAATTCCAGTATATGAGTATGATATATTTTGTGTTATAAcccaaaaaaaaatggaaacatATCAGCGGTTACAGCTAGTAATG from Sardina pilchardus chromosome 7, fSarPil1.1, whole genome shotgun sequence encodes the following:
- the bgna gene encoding biglycan a, with amino-acid sequence MQSVTVITLLLCSAHLSAGLPFEQRGFWDFGKEFDVQDLLMMMRDEEDGSAIGPVDPQEIPAGCPFGCQCSLRVVQCSDQNLYAVPQDIPTDTRLLDLQGNKITEIRENDFKGLYNLYALVLVNNRISRVHPRAFLPLGRLQKLYFSHNQLPSVPKNLPASLVELRIHDNLIKRVAAGTFSALGTMNCIELGRNPLRNSGLEPGAFTGLKLNFLRISEAKLTGIPKDLPENLRELHLDQNQIQAIELVDLSQYRDLYRLGLGHNHIRHIEHGSLAYVPNLREIHLDNNRLNKVPAGLPHMKYLQVVYLHSNNISEVGVNDFCPTGFGMKKTFYNGISLFDNPINYWEVQPATFRCVSDRNAIHFGNHKK